DNA from Ignisphaera sp.:
TCTTCAACACTAGCCTCTCCAAAGATCCCAACGTATTCATCGGGAACTTTTCTCACCATTTTCTTGTGGATGAAAACCACTGCCTCCTTTTCATTGACCAGGTCTACAAGCTCTA
Protein-coding regions in this window:
- a CDS encoding antitoxin family protein, translated to MAKAIRIRYENGILRPLELVDLVNEKEAVVFIHKKMVRKVPDEYVGIFGEASVEELK